A section of the Epinephelus moara isolate mb chromosome 3, YSFRI_EMoa_1.0, whole genome shotgun sequence genome encodes:
- the LOC126388055 gene encoding odorant receptor 131-2-like → MLYANQSLINVTAGQMFQGILERVMLSTLTTLPCCVFLFVNGVMLFTLRSKTVFRETSRYILLFNLLFADTVQMALSQLLYLLAACRIGLTYPVCGVLIMLADLTNDISPLTLVVMSLERYVAVCYPLRHSAIITIRNTAVAIIVVWIFSSLNILTRVLLLLDFPFEDQESLQMKDYCAKISMFLDPMSEHYDKAYTYFVFVSAGVAVTSSYIGVMIAARSASTDKASARKSRNTLLLHLVQLGLSLVSTMHNSMLIALSRIVPRLVFVRSATVFYVCIFIFPRCLSSLIYGIRDHTIRPVLMYHLCCRLKLSVVSAKVSC, encoded by the coding sequence ATGTTGTATGCAAATCAATCTTTGATCAATGTCACTGCTGGACAAATGTTTCAGGGCATTCTAGAGAGAGTAATGCTTTCCACTCTGACTACTTTACCatgctgtgtgtttctcttcgtTAACGGGGTCATGTTATTCACTTTGAGGAGTAAAACAGTATTTCGTGAGACCTCTCGTTACATTCTTCTGTTTAACCTTCTCTTTGCAGACACTGTACAGATGGCACTGAGTCAGTTACTGTACCTACTGGCTGCTTGTAGAATAGGACTGACATATCCTGTGTGTGGTGTTCTCATCATGCTTGCTGATCTTACAAATGATATCTCTCCTCTCACACTGGTGGTGATGTCTCTGGAGAGATATGTAGCTGTGTGCTACCCACTGAGGCACTCtgccatcatcaccatcagaaacacagcagtggcTATCATTGTGGTTTGGATCTTCAGTTCACTAAATATCCTCACTCGAGTTCTGTTACTGTTAGATTTTCCTTTTGAAGATCAGGAGAGTCTGCAGATGAAAGATTATTGCGCCAAAATATCCATGTTTCTAGACCCAATGTCTGAGCATTATGACAAAGCAtacacttattttgtgtttgtatcagCTGGTGTGGCAGTCACTTCTTCCTATATCGGTGTAATGATAGCAGCCAGGTCAGCCTCCACAGACAAAGCTTCAGCCCGGAAGTCTCGTAACACACTGCTGCTTCATCTGGTGCAGCTGGGTCTCAGTCTTGTGTCAACTATGCACAACTCAATGCTCATAGCTCTTTCGAGAATTGTACCAAGGCTAGTATTTGTGCGCTCCGCAactgttttttatgtgtgtattttcatcttcCCCAGATGTCTGAGTTCTCTCATTTATGGCATAAGAGATCATACCATCAGACCTGTCCTCATGTACCATCTATGTTGTCGACTGAAACTCTCAGTCGTCTCAGCCAAGGTCTCATGTTAG
- the LOC126388056 gene encoding odorant receptor 131-2-like: MSYATQSHTNITVGWSLLERVMLSTLTTLPCCVFLFINGVMLFTLRSKTIFRETSRYILLFNLLLTETIQMALSQILYLLAACRIRLTYPVCGVIIMFSNLTNKISPLTLVVMSLERYVAVCYPLRHSAIITIRNTAVAIIVVWIFSSLNVFTRVLLLLDFPFEDLESLQMKDFCAKNSMFFDPMSYEYDKAYTYFLFVSATIAIICSYIGVIIAARSASTDKASAQKARNTLLLHLVQLGLSLVSTMHNSLLVAITKIVTRTLVVRIHTVLYVCIFIFPRCLSSLIYGIRDHTIRPVLMYHLCCRLKLSVVSAKVSC; encoded by the exons ATGTCCTATGCAACTCAGTCTCACACCAACATCACTGTTGGATGGAGCTTACTGGAAAGAGTGATGCTTTCCACTCTGACTACTTTACCatgctgtgtgtttctcttcattAACGGGGTCATGTTATTCACCTTGAGGAGTAAAACGATATTTCGTGAGACCTCCCGTTACATTCTTCTGTTCAACCTCCTTTTAACAGAGACTATCCAGATGGCACTGAGTCAGATACTGTACCTACTGGCTGCTTGTAGAATAAGGCTGACATATCCTGTCTGTGGTGTTATTATCATGTTCTCCAATCTCACCAACAAAATCTCTCCTCTCACACTGGTGGTGATGTCTCTGGAGAGATATGTAGCTGTGTGCTACCCACTGAGGCACTCtgccatcatcaccatcagaaacacagcagtggcTATCATTGTGGTTTGGATCTTCAGTTCACTAAATGTATTCACAAGAGTTCTGTTACTGTTAGATTTTCCATTTGAAGATCTGGAGAGTCTGCAGATGAAAGATTTTTGTGCCAAGAATAGCATGTTTTTTGACCCAATGTCTTATGAATATGACAAAGCATAcacttattttctgtttgtatcTGCTACTATTGCAATTATTTGCTCTTATATTGGTGTGATAATAGCAGCCAGGTCAGCCTCCACAGACAAAGCTTCAGCCCAAAAGGCTCGTAACACACTGCTACTTCATCTGGTGCAGCTGGGCCTCAGTCTTGTGTCGACTATGCACAACTCATTGCTTGTAGCCATCACAAAAATTGTCACAAGGACACTTGTTGTGCGCATCCAC actgttttatatgtgtgtattttcatcttcCCCAGATGTCTGAGTTCTCTCATTTATGGCATAAGAGATCATACCATCAGACCTGTCCTCATGTACCATCTATGTTGTCGACTGAAACTCTCAGTCGTCTCAGCCAAGGTCTCATGTTAG
- the LOC126388058 gene encoding uncharacterized protein LOC126388058, which translates to MAFSILHIPRPICGHGFRLRETAYRCSSVVPQHPELRKLAEAVIGPLKSGLESFNTVTDLLLSVNADIVLPGCQTFDEIRREIESMKQELERSEQVAKQELLKLDGDTERLTAEQSCLAKEKQKREGELQNYRIELKSHQESLERNQEKLRQARCRVKKAEEAYDDMKRRRDEAETKRNVGIGLMAIPFIGWIAGKKIFALSLN; encoded by the exons ATGGCGTTTTCCATTCTCCATATTCCTCGACCGATCTGTGGACATGGGTTCAGGCTTAGAGAGACTGCCTACAGATGCAG CTCTGTAGTGCCGCAGCACCCGGAGTTGAGAAAACTGGCTGAAGCTGTGATTGGTCCCTTGAAGAGTGGGCTTGAATCCTTCAACACCGTCACAGACTTACTCCTCAGCGTGAATGCAGACATCGTCCTTCCTGGATGCCAGACCTTTGATGAGATCAGGAGAGAGATTGAAAGCATGAAGCAGGAGTTAGAAAGATCAGAGCAGGTGGCCAAACAGGAGCTTCTAAAGCTGGATGGGGATACTGAGCGTCTCACTGCAGAGCAGAGTTGTTTAGCCAAGGAGAAAcagaagagagagggggagttaCAGAATTATAGAATAGAGCTGAAGTCGCATCAGGAGTCATTAGAGAGGAATcaggaaaaactgagacaagCGAGATGTCGTGTGAAGAAGGCAGAAGAGGCCTATGACGACATGAAACGGAGGAGAGATGAGGCCGAGACAAAGAGGAATGTTGGGATTGGTCTCATGGCGATCCCATTCATCGGATGGATCGCTGGTAAGAAAATATTTGCTCTATCTttgaattaa